Proteins found in one Sorghum bicolor cultivar BTx623 chromosome 1, Sorghum_bicolor_NCBIv3, whole genome shotgun sequence genomic segment:
- the LOC8062848 gene encoding probable protein phosphatase 2C 72: MDYLKSCWGPASPAGRPRRGSDATGRQDGLLWYKDGGQVVDGEFSMAVVQANNLLEDHSQVESGPLSTSEPGLQGTFVGVYDGHGGPETARYINDHLFNHLRRFASEHKGMSADVIRKAFRATEEGFISVVSDQWSVRPQLAAVGSCCLVGVVCSGTLYVANLGDSRAVLGRLVKGTGEVLAMQLSAEHNASYEEVRRELQASHPDDPHIVVLKHNVWRVKGIIQITRSIGDAYLKKPEFNREPLHSKFRLQETFRRPLLSADPAITVHQIQPTDKFIIFASDGLWEHLSNQEAVDMVQSSPRNGIARKLVKSAMQEAAKKREMRYSDLKKIDRGVRRHFHDDITVIVVFFDSNAMTAAAWSRPSVSLRGGGVPIPSNTLAPFSVPTELNNSY, from the exons ATGGATTACTTGAAATCTTGCTGGGGGCCGGCATCACCGGCCGGGCGCCCCCGCAGAGGATCGGATGCCACCGGGCGCCAAGACGGGCTCCTGTGGTACAAGGACGGCGGGCAGGTCGTAGATGGTGAGTTCTCCATGGCCGTGGTCCAGGCCAATAACCTGCTGGAGGACCATAGCCAGGTTGAATCCGGGCCGCTGAGCACATCGGAGCCTGGACTGCAAGGCACCTTCGTCGGGGTCTATGATGGGCATGGTGGCCCGGAGACGGCGCGGTACATCAATGATCATCTCTTCAACCACCTGAGGA GATTCGCATCTGAGCACAAGGGCATGTCAGCAGATGTGATTCGGAAGGCATTCCGAGCGACTGAGGAGGGTTTTATTTCTGTAGTTAGTGACCAATGGTCAGTGAGACCTCAGTTAGCAGCTGTAGGCTCTTGCTGTCTAGTTGGCGTGGTTTGCAGCGGAACTTTATATGTTGCAAACCTTGGGGACTCCCGTGCTGTTCTTGGGAGACTTGTCAAGGGAACTGGAGAGGTTTTGGCAATGCAACTCTCAGCAGAACACAATGCATCCTATGAGGAGGTTAGACGAGAGCTGCAGGCATCACATCCTGATGATCCCCATATTGTGGTCCTAAAACACAACGTTTGGCGTGTAAAGGGTATTATCCAG ATAACAAGGTCAATTGGAGATGCGTATCTGAAGAAACCCGAGTTCAATAGAGAACCGTTGCACAGCAAGTTTCGTCTTCAGGAAACTTTCAGGAGACCACTTCTTAGTGCTGATCCAGCAATTACTGTACACCAAATACAGCCAACTGATAAGTTCATCATTTTTGCATCTGATGGACTCTGGGAGCATCTTAGCAATCAGGAAGCGGTTGACATGGTCCAAAGTAGCCCACGTAAT GGAATTGCTCGAAAGTTAGTAAAGTCTGCAATGCAGGAAGCAGCAAAGAAGAGGGAGATGCGGTATTCAGACCTCAAGAAAATTGATCGGGGGGTGAGGCGGCACTTCCACGATGATATAACTGTCATTGTGGTGTTTTTCGATTCAAATGCCATGACAGCTGCTGCCTGGAGCAGACCCTCGGTCTCTCTCCGAGGGGGTGGCGTTCCAATCCCTTCAAACACCCTTGCTCCATTCTCAGTTCCCACAGAGCTAAACAACTCTTACTGA